TTGATCCTATCTCAGATAGAATATTGCGTGCTGACTTTCTCACTGACAAAGGAATTTTGAATGTCATTGTTGGTTACGCTCCAACAGAACAATGCGAAGAGGTAGTTAAAGAAGAATTTTATCAACAACTTGATGTTGCCATGCATAAGACAGGTTCGCTTGTTGTTGTGCTGGGTGACTTCAATGCTAGACTGGGAAAGGCAGTTTCAAAAGTTGTTGGTCAGTTTGGTCTATCAAAGTCAACCAGTGACAACGGTGTTAGACTGATAGAATTTTGTCAAGCACATAACCTGGGAATCACAAACACCTTTTTCCAGCATAAGAATATACACACTGCCACTTGGTATCCTCCTAATCCCAAATTACAACCAAGTCTAAAAGACTACGTTTTGGTAAAGCAGTCTATTCAAAAAATGGTACATTATACAAGAGTACGACGAGGACCAAATTTTGACAGTGACCACAAACTTGTTTGTAGTAAGATGGTACTGAAACTTCAGAAGCCACGTGGGAAAAGATGAGTGAAAACCTTGCACGAGACGTACTCAGTGATTCTATTGCTCTAGGCAAATATC
The sequence above is drawn from the Corticium candelabrum chromosome 8, ooCorCand1.1, whole genome shotgun sequence genome and encodes:
- the LOC134182855 gene encoding craniofacial development protein 2-like, which translates into the protein MVKNSCKSSLHYPSTVSLSSSIHRKRKDINDMLWKKNQLLKFGVWNVRTLKGVGRTDLLAKELITTDITLCGITETHLPSAGMMDLDEDSCYHLLFSGPPELASRGVGLVVRHNVIKSLNSFDPISDRILRADFLTDKGILNVIVGYAPTEQCEEVVKEEFYQQLDVAMHKTGSLVVVLGDFNARLGKAVSKVVGQFGLSKSTSDNGVRLIEFCQAHNLGITNTFFQHKNIHTATWYPPNPKLQPSLKDYVLVKQSIQKMVHYTRVRRGPNFDSDHKLVCSKMVLKLQKPRGKR